Proteins from one Panicum virgatum strain AP13 chromosome 7K, P.virgatum_v5, whole genome shotgun sequence genomic window:
- the LOC120642838 gene encoding zinc finger protein ZAT5-like, which produces MATTTARPTPLATNLLRLFLTLSPASRVIPKQQGQGGGCRATRLDGAGEFRCRTCGRAFATFQALGGHRTSHKRPRVRADGLDLLLGARPGKGAAASGVHRCDTCGLVFSTGQALGGHMRRHRSPPATIKFVALSDDGEDDDASHLSTATSFIKFI; this is translated from the coding sequence atggccaccaccaccgcacgACCAACGCCGCTGGCGACCAACTTACTGCGGCTGTTCCTGACGCTATCGCCGGCGAGCAGGGTGATCCCCAAGCAGCAAGGGCAGGGCGGTGGCTGCAGGGCAACGCGGCTGGACGGCGCCGGCGAGTTTCGGTGCCGCACCTGCGGCCGCGCGTTCGCCACGTTCCAGGCGCTGGGAGGCCACCGCACCAGCCACAAGCGCCCGCGGGTGCGCGCCGACGGGCTCGACCTCCTGCTCGGCGCGAGGCCCGgcaagggcgccgccgccagcggcgTCCACCGGTGCGACACGTGCGGCCTCGTGTTCTCCACCGGACAGGCGCTCGGCGGCCACATGCGACGCCacaggtcgccgccggcgaccatcaAGTTCGTCGCCTTGTCTGATGATGGAGAGGATGACGATGCGAGCCACTTGTCGACCGCCACGTCGTTCATCAAGTTCATATGA